From Roseofilum capinflatum BLCC-M114, one genomic window encodes:
- a CDS encoding hybrid sensor histidine kinase/response regulator — protein sequence MSPIKILIVEDELLIAKGLARKLEKLGYEVVGIVSSGKAALNKITEVIPDLILMDIVIKGDMDGIETTEMIRKQYNIPVIYVTAYADDQTLTRAEETGSYGYLLKPFKEREVHATIKMALKKHQENLNIESSLANAESRSQEKTEYISLASHDLRTPLTAIQMSAGMLQSYGHKLTEDKKGKHLKRIQIAAQHMNQLLEDILTLSRTEAGKLEFHPEPMDVVEFCEEVLDEVKAIASSKHFLKLTLYGEKQIINLDPLILRHILSNLLSNAIKYSPEGGTVNLDVTQTDREITFAVCDRGIGLPLEYQKKLFQRFERADNVGKIPGTGLGLSIVKRLIDLHGGEITVESEPGKGSIFTVTFPCIF from the coding sequence ATGTCTCCTATCAAGATTTTAATTGTTGAGGATGAATTACTGATTGCCAAAGGACTAGCCCGGAAATTAGAAAAGTTAGGCTATGAAGTAGTTGGAATTGTATCTTCAGGAAAAGCAGCTCTGAATAAAATTACAGAGGTTATCCCGGATCTGATTTTAATGGATATTGTGATTAAAGGGGATATGGATGGAATTGAAACAACAGAAATGATCAGAAAGCAATATAATATTCCAGTGATTTATGTCACGGCTTATGCTGACGATCAAACGTTGACTCGAGCTGAAGAAACCGGATCTTATGGTTATTTACTCAAGCCGTTTAAGGAACGGGAAGTTCATGCCACGATTAAAATGGCACTCAAAAAACATCAGGAAAATCTAAATATAGAATCTTCCTTAGCTAATGCGGAATCGAGAAGTCAAGAAAAAACTGAGTATATCTCGTTGGCTTCTCATGACTTAAGAACACCTTTAACAGCGATTCAAATGTCTGCGGGAATGTTACAAAGTTATGGACATAAGCTGACGGAAGACAAAAAAGGAAAGCACTTAAAACGCATTCAAATCGCAGCGCAACATATGAACCAGTTGCTCGAAGATATTTTAACCTTAAGTCGAACAGAAGCGGGAAAATTAGAGTTTCATCCCGAACCGATGGATGTGGTAGAGTTTTGTGAAGAGGTACTTGACGAAGTGAAGGCGATCGCTTCTAGCAAACATTTCTTGAAACTTACACTTTATGGAGAAAAGCAAATCATTAATCTCGATCCTCTGATCCTACGCCACATTCTCTCCAATTTGCTCTCCAATGCCATCAAGTATTCTCCAGAGGGGGGAACCGTTAATCTCGATGTTACCCAAACCGATAGGGAGATTACGTTTGCCGTTTGCGATCGCGGCATCGGCTTACCTCTAGAGTATCAAAAAAAACTATTTCAACGGTTTGAACGGGCGGATAATGTGGGCAAAATTCCTGGAACAGGCTTAGGACTCTCCATTGTCAAACGTTTAATCGATCTCCATGGCGGGGAAATCACAGTAGAAAGTGAACCAGGAAAAGGAAGTATTTTTACAGTTACCTTTCCCTGCATTTTTTAA